TGAGGTCGTCAAGTGGGCCGACGAGCCGAAGTCCGACGGCTCCGAGGCCGAGCATCCCGTGCCGACCCTGAAGCTCGTCGCCGCCACCGGTGAGGACGAGCACGGCGGCGCGGCGCACGACAGCGCCTCCCCGTCCGCCGCCGCGGCGGCGTCCGACGGCCCGACCCTGCATGCCGAGCCGGCCGCGCACAGCGCGGCGGCCTCCGACGGCACGGCCCGGCTGCTCGGCGGCATCGGCCTCGCCGTCGGCGTGATCGGCCTCGTGGTCGCCGCGCTGGCCCTGCGCAGAGGCCGCGGCACCCCCGCGGCCTGACCCTCGCGAGCCGCCGGTGGGGAGACGACGTGGTCGCTCTCCCCACCGGCGCCACAGGCCAGATGCGGCCAGGTCAGGCGGTGATGTCCTTGCCGGTGAAGCGAGCCCAGGCGATCGCGCCGAAGACGAAGGTGTAGGCGGCGAAGACCAGCAGGCCCTGGCCGAGCACATCGGTGGCGATGGGGTCGCGCAGCACACCGTCGAACGAGCCCCACCAGGTGGTCAGCAGGTAGGGACGCAGCGGCTCAAGCTGCGGGACCAGCATCATGACCTGCGAGAACACGATCGTGACCACGCTCGCCGCGACGGCGCCGATCGGGACGTCGGTGAACGTCGAGATGGCGATGCCGATGGCGCCGAACGCCGCCATGCCGAGCGTGACGTACCCGACGACCATCGCGACGCGGAGCAGGCCGTCGGCGATCGGCACGGTCGCGCCGGACAGCAGCTGCACCGGACCCACGGGGAACAGCACGAAGCCGGTGATCAGTGCGACGACGGCCACCGACGCGCAGCAGACCAGCGCGTAGACGGCGACGTTGGCGAACTTGAGCAGGAGCAGCCGGGTGCGGCCGGCGGGGGCCGTGAGCAGGTAGCGCAAGGTGCCGAGGCCGGCCTCACCGGCGACCGAGTCCCCGGCGACGACCGCGACGGTGAGCGGGAGCAGCATCTGCACCAGCAGCAGCATCGACGCGAACGTCAGCATCAGCCCGTTCCCGCCGAGTTGCAGGACGAACGCCGGAGCGTCGCCGTCGGCACCCACGAGCCGCACCACCAGGCCGACGATCACCGGCACGCTCGACGCCAGGCCGATCAGCAGCAGGTTCCTCGGCCTGCGCAACGTCAGCCCGACCTCCGACCCGAGCAGCCGCGCCGCCGCGCGCACCCGGCCCGGCCCCCTTGGCGTCCCCGGCCGGTCCGATGTTCCCGGCGCCTCGGAGCCGGCTGTCCTCGGTGTCCCCGGCGCCGCCATTGTGCTGTCCGCCTCCCGCGTCCGCCGCGCGTCCGCCGGTACCGTGCCGGGTGTCCCGGTGGTCGCGGCGCGTGGGATGGACGCGCTCTGCGTGGTCGTGTCAACCGTCGACATCGAAGCCCTCCCCGGTCAGGTCCACGAACACTTCCTCAAGGCTCGGCCGCTGCACGGCGAAGCCGCGGACCGCGACGCCGTCGCCGACGAGCGCGGCGTTGACGCGCTCGGGGAGCAGGTCGCCGAGGTCGGCGGTGACCTCGGTCTCCTCGGTGCGCAGGCCCGTGAGGCCGAGGTGGCCGAGCACGGACGCGGCCTGCGCGACGTGGGGGGTCTCCACGCGGATGCGGGGAGCGCGGCGGGAGAGCAGGTCACCGAGCGGGCCCTGCGCCACCAGGCGGCCGGTACGCATGACGGCCAGGTCGGTGCACATCTGCTCGACCTCCGACAGCAGGTGGGAGGAGACGAAGACCGTGGTGCCGTCGGCGGCGATGTCCTTGATCAGCGCGCGTACCTCCCTGGTGCCCTGCGGGTCCAGGCCGTTGGTGGGCTCGTCCAGGACGAGCAGTTCGCGCGGCCTCAGCAACGCGGCGGCGAGCGCGAGGCGCTGGCGCATGCCGAGCGAGTACGCCTTGTACCGCTTTTCCGCGGCGGCCCCGAGCCCCACGCGGTCGAGCGCGGCCGCCACGCGGCGCCGCGCGGTACGCGGGTCCGCCGTGGGGTCGGCCGCGTCGTAGCGCCGCAGGTTGGCCTCACCGGTGAGGTAGGGGTAGAACGCGGGGCCCTCGACGACGGCGCCGACCTTCGGCAGCACGGACGACAGCGCCTCCGGCATGGGCCGGCCGAGGACCTCGCACCCGCCGCCGGTGGGCCGCACCAGGCCGAGCAGCATGCGGATGGTCGTGGTCTTCCCCGAGCCGTTGGGCCCGAGGAACCCGAACACCGACCCCCGCGGCACCACCAGGTCCAGCGCGTCCACCGCGACCTGCCCGCTCCTGAACCGCTTGGTCAGGCCGTGCGACACGATCGCGTGTCCCTCGCCGGAAGTGGCCGCCGTCTCGCGCGACCCGGTCAAGCCGTGCGACACGATCGTCTGCCTCCCGGACGGAGTGCCTGCCTCACGGGGTTCGGTGTCCCAGACGGTGGAGGAGGTGGGGCGAGGGTGCGCCGCCTGGTGCGCGCCCTCGCCGGTTGTGGTGGTCACCCTCGGCCGGCCGCTTCGGTGAGGGCCTGCGGGGTCACGGCGCCGAACAGCAGGCGGCCGTCGTCGGTGATCAAGGCGGTGACCAGCTTGGTCTGGATGACCCGGCCGCTGCCCCAGGAGCCGGAGACCGGTTTGCCGGTCTTGAGCAGACCGTCGAGGACCTGGGACGGGTCGGCGCCGCCGGGACGGCGGTCACCGGCGGACGGCTGAGGGAGGTCCGCCGCCGAGAACGGCAGCTCGGCGACGGTGGCCCAGCCGCTGCCGAACGTCCGCAGCTTCGCGGCCGACGACGGCGGGCCCCCCTTGTCCCCCCACGGCCCACCGGGTGCCGCGTCCATCCCGAAGCTCTTGTGCTCGACCTTGGCGCCGGCCGGCGGGGTGAAGGCGAAGTTCTCCGGAGCGGGAGCGGTGAACGTCACCTGGGTGAAGCCGACCTCGATCGCGGGCTCGGTGGTGCCCTTGGCGTACACCTGGACACGCAGCGGGACGTACCGCTCGCCGTCCAGCGCGAGCCTGACCTCCTTGACCAGGGACTCCGGCTGCTTCGGCGTGAGCACGAGCTGGTAGGCCGACCGGCCGGCGACCGCCTGGGTGTTGTCCACCGTGACGGACGTGCCGCCGGACTCGGCGGCCTTCAGCACCTCGGCGGCCATGGCGTCCGGGGTCAGCGCGGGTGCCAGCGAGGACGGCGGCCGGCTCGGGTGACCGGCCGCGGGCTTCGGCAGGGTGAAACGGGTCGCGGTGTTGGCGTCGCTGCGCCACAGCCACGCCTGGCCCTTGCCGTCGGCGATGAGGTCGGTCTCGCTCATCGTGCCGGGAAGCGCGATCCGCACCCGGTCGTCGCCGCCGTACCAGACCTTCACCGTGTGGGAACCCGACAGCAGCGCCAGCGGTGAACTGCTCGTGCCGCCGGGAAGCGGCAGCGACGGCAGGCCGAGCGACGTGGTGGCGACCACGGTGCCGGACATGACCGGGGGCCCGGCCCGCTGCGCGGTCCTGGCGACCTCGGCCAGGAGCTGCGCGGCGGTACGCTCAGGCAGCGTGGGGTCGCCCTGGACGGCGGCGATGACCGGCCCGGCGGCCAGCGCGGCGCCGGCGACGGCGGCGGCCGCGACCGGGACACCCCACCTCATGGCGCGTGTCGTGTTGTACGGCATGTCACTCCTCAACGTTATGCCGCTCCGGTGTCGTCCGGAGCGGACACGACACAGACTGCCGGGTGGTCCCTGTGCCGAAGCTGAGACGAGCTGAGAGCCCTCTCAGCGGTGTCTCAGCCGCGTCTCAGCCGCGCCGGGCCAAGATGTGAACGGACAGGTTCGAAGGCGGCGGAAAGGGTCAGGCGCATGCGGGTGCTCGTCGTGGAGGACGAGAGGCGGATGGCCGCCGCGTTGCGCCGCGGGCTGCAGGCGGAGGGGTTCGCGGTGGACCTCGCGCACGACGGTGAGGACGGCCTGCACCTGGCGAGGGAAGGCGACTACGACGTCGTGGTGCTGGACATCATGCTGCCGGGGCTGTCGGGGTACAAGGTGTGCGAGCGGCTGCGCGCCGAGGAGAACTGGGTGCCGATCCTGATGCTGTCGGCCAAGGACGGCGAGTACGACCTGGCCGACGGCCTGGACCTCGGCGCCGACGACTACCTCACCAAGCCGTTCTCCTACGTCGTGCTGGTGGCGCGGCTGCGCGCGCTGATGCGCCGCGGCGCGCGCCGCCGTCCGGCCGTGCTGCGCGCCGGTGATCTGGAGCTGGACCCGGCGGCCCGCACCGTCAGCCGCGGCGGGGAACCGATCGAGCTGACGCCGCGCGAGTTCGGCCTGCTGGAGTACCTGCTGCGCCGTCCCGGCGAGGTGGTGTCCAAGACCGAGATCCTCGAACACGTCTGGGACACCTACGACACCGACCCCAACGTGGTCGAGGTGTACGTCGGCTACCTGCGCAGGAAGATCGACGTCCCGTTCGGCCGCGCCACGCTGCGCACGGTGCGCGGCGCGGGCTACCGTCTGTCCGGCGATGGCGGCTGAGACGGCCGGCGCCGAGCGGCCGGGGGACGCCGGACGGATCGGCCGGGATCGCGACGCCGGATCGGCGGGCACGCCGCGTGCGGCGCGGTCCGCGTGGCCCGGGCCGCTGGTGTGGTGGCGGCGGCGGAGCCTGCGGCTGCGGCTGACGGTGACGGCGTCGGCGGTGCTCGCCGTGGCGCTGGCGCTGGCGGCGGCGCTGCTGGTGCTGGTGCTCGGCCGCGCGCTGATCGCCTCCACCGACGAGGTGGCCTACCAGCGGGCCAGGGACGTCGCGGCGCTCGCCGACGCGGGACGGCTGTACGACCCGGTGACGGTGCCGGACGGCACGATCGTGCAGGTGCTCGACGCGCGTGGCCGCGTCACCCATGTCACGCCGGGGGCCGACCGGCTGGTGCCTCTGGTGCCTGAGCGCGACCGCGCCGCGCGGCGAGGTGGCCGGGGGTTGTTCGTGGACGGCGGGCCGTACGGCATCCCCGGCCCGCTGCGCGTGGTCGTCGTGCGGGCCGACCAGGGCCGCACGGTGATCGCCGCGCGGTCGTTCAAGGACGTCTCCGACAGCATCTCCACGACGGTCCACACACTGGTCGTCGGCACTCCCCTGCTGCTCCTGCTGCTGGCCGCCGTGAGCTGGATGATCATCGGACGTACGCTGCGGCCCATCGCGGCCCTGCGCGCCGGCGCCGAGGAGATCAGCGGCACCGCGCGGGCCCGCCGCCTCCCCGTGCCGGAGGCCCGCGACGAGGTGCACGACCTCGCGACCACCCTGAACGCGATGCTGGATCGGCTGGAGGCGGCCGGCGCGTCGCAGCGGGCCCTGGTGTCGGACGCCGCGCACGAGCTGCGCAGTCCGCTGGCCAGCATCCGCCTGCAACTGGAGGTGGCGCTCGGCCACCCCGAGGGCCAGGACTGGCGGGAGACCGCCGAGGGGGTCCTGGAGGACACCATGCGGCTCAGCCGGCTCGCCGAGGGCCTGCTCACGCTGGCCCGGCTGGACGAGCGGCGCCGGCCGCACCGCATGGAGGAGGTCGACCTCGCCGACCTGGCCGCCTCGACCGCCGAGCGGTACGACGGCGCGCTGGTGACGCTCGGCGCGATGGAGCCCGCGCGGGTGCGGGGTGACGCCATGGACCTCACGCGGGTGCTGGTCAACCTGCTGGACAACGCCGTGCGGCACGCGCGCTCGCGGGTGACGGTGGAGCTGCGCGCGCGGGACCGGGCCGTGCTCGTGGTCACCGATGACGGGCCGGGAGTGCCGGAGGCGGACCGCGAGCGGGTGTTCCACCGGTTCACCCGCCTGGACGACGCGCGCAGCAGGGACGACGGCGGCGCGGGGCTCGGCCTCGCCATCGTCCGCGAGACGGTGCGCGCGCACGGCGGCTCGGTACGCCTGGAGGACGCCGGCCCCGGCCTGCGTGCCGTCGTCGTGCTTCCGCTCGCCTGACCACCGCCGTCACGCCTTACCGGAGGACCACAGATGATCTTCTCCTGGTACCTCCGTGAGAGGGAGGCACAGGCTCGTCCACGCTGCCTCTTCCGTGGTGACATGTGATCTCATAAGGGGATTCGTCACCAGCGTGTGGAGGGCCAGTGCTTCCTGAGAAAGGCCGGTCCGCCGGCGAACTGCTCGCCGAGATCGAGCGGCTGCGGCGGGACGACCTGCAGGTGCGCGGTGGCAAGGTCACCGCCTACGTGTACGACACCGGCCGCGCCGAGGTGCACGAGGCGGCGGCCGGGGCGTACGCGCGGATGCTGGAGGTGAACACCCTCGACCCGACGGCGTTCCCGAGCATCGTGGCGATGGAGCGGCAGGTCGTCGGCGCGGTCGCCGGCCTGCTCGGCGGCGGTCCGGGGACGCCGGGGATCTTCACCAGCGGCGGCACCGAGTCGATCATGCTCGCGGTCAAGGCGGCACGTGACACGTGGCGGGCCGGTGGCGGACGGCCCGTGGAGGGGACGGCGGACGCGGCCGGCGCCGCCATGGCACCGCCGCGGGAACACGGACGTGGCCGGCCGCAGATCGTGGTGCCGGTGACGGCGCATCCGGCGTTCCGCAAGGCGGCGCACTACCTGGGGCTCGACGTGGTGGCGGTGCCGGTGGACGCGGCGACGTTCCGGGCCGATCCGGACGCGACGGCGGCGGCGATCACGCCGGCGACGGTGCTGGTGGTGGCGTCGGCGCCGTCGTACCCGCAGGGGGTGGTGGACCCGGTGACGGAGATCGCCGCGGCTGCCGCCGCGCGCGGTGTGCCGTGCCACGTGGACGCCTGCGTCGGCGGGTGGCTGCTGCCGTGGCTGGCCGAGGCGGGGCAGCCGGTGCCGCCGTTCGACCTGTCGGTCCCCGGTGTGACGTCCATCTCGTGCGACCTGCACAAGTACGGGTACACCCCCAAAGGCGCGTCGGTCGTGCTGTTCGCCGACCCGGCGATGCGCCGCGCCGCGTACTTCGCCTCCGGCGCGTGGCCCGGGTACACGATCATCAACGCGACGGTGCAGAGCTCCAAGTCGGCGGGCCCGCTCGCCGGTGCGTGGGCCACGCTCAACGCGCTCGGCCGCGACGGGTACCTCGACCTCGCCAAGAACACCCTGACCGCCACGCGCCGCCTCATCGACGGCATCGGCGAGATCCCGGGGCTGCGGGTGCTCGGCGAGCCGGAGTCGTCGCTGGTGGCGTTCACCGGGGACGGCGAGGTGGATGTCTTCGTGCTGGCGGACGAGGCGCGCAAGCTCGGCTGGTTCCTCCAGCCCCAGCTCTCCTACGCCGGCATCCCGGCCAACCTCCACATCACGGTGACCGGTGTGACGCTCGCCGGGGTGGACGCCATGCTGGAGGTGATCGCCGCCTCGGCGCGCGCCGCGCGCGAGCGCGGCCCCGCGCGCGTGCCGGAGGGCCTGCCGGAGATCCTCGCGTCCCTGGACCTCGACGCGCTCGACGACGCGACGTTCACCGAGCTCGCGGCGTCGGTGGGGGTGGAGCTCGGCGGCTCGGGACAGCCCGAGATGGCTGTGGTGAACACCGTGCTCGACGCGCTCCCCGCCGCGACCAGGGAGGCCGTCCTGATCAGGTTCCTGTCGGCGCTGTACGGCTGAGCGAGCGCAGGCGGGTGACGGTGTCCAGCGCGGTGCGGGCCGACGCGGGGTCGTGCACCCGGAACACGCGTGCCCCCTGCCACGCGGAGACGGCGAGGGTGGCGAGCGTGCCGGCGTGGCGCTCGGTCACCGGCAGCCCGCCGAGGGTCTCGCCGACGAAGTCCTTGTTGGAGACGGCCACCAGCACCGGCAGGCCGGTGGCGGTCAGCTCGTGCAGGCGGCGGCTCACCGCCAGGGAGTGCCAGGTGTTCTTGCCGAAGTCGTGCGCGGGGTCGATCAGCACGGCGTCCGCACGCACCCCGGCGGCGACGGCGCGCTCGGCCAGCGCGGTGACGTGCGCCACGACGTCGGCCACCACGTCGTCGTAGCCGACACGGTGCGGCCGGGTGCGAGGCTCGGCGCGGCCGGCGTGCGCGCACACCAGGCCGATGCCGTACGCGGCGGCGACCTCGGCCAGACGGGGATCGGGGCCGCCCCAGGTGTCGTTGAGCAGGTCGGCGCCGGCCTCCGCGACCACCTCACCGACCTCGGCGCGCCAGGTGTCCACGCTGATCACCAGATCGGGATGTGCCTCGCGCACGGCCGCCACCAGGCCGGCGACCCGGCGGATCTCCTCGGCGGCGTCCACGGTGTCACCGGGGCCCGCCTTGACCCCGCCGATGTCCACGATGTCGGCGCCGGCGCGGACCGCGTCGCCGACCGCCGCGAGCGCGGCGTCGAAGCCGTAGGTCCTGCCCTGGTCGAAGAAGGAGTCGGGGGTGCGGTTCACCACGGCCATGACGGCGAAGGCTCCGGGAGGGAACTCACGGCCACGCAGGCGCAGGGTGTGCGGTGTGTGCATCACCGCAAGCGTACGCCGGGCCGGGGAAGCGCCGCGCGGCCCCACACCGCGCGAACGGCCGTGACGTACGGGGCCGGAAGGGGGCCCGCACTCGGGAACGCTCCAAAACGGTCAGGCCGAGGTGCCGCTCTCGGCCACCGATAAGAAGTCCTGCGCCATGCCGGCCAGGCGCTTTCGCACGTGCACCAGCGCGATGATGCGGCGCAGCGCGGGATCGAGGGAACGGACCACCAGACCTGCCTTGGCCGCCTGCTCGGCCATGCCGCGGTACCCCAGCATGGACGCCGACGAGGCGCGGATGGCCATCGGCCACGAGCCGCGTTCGTCGATCTCGGCCGCGATCACCGGCCGCACGCCGTAGGTGGCGAAGAGCTGCTCGAACTCGCGGCGTCTCGCGCTGCCGGGAGGCGGCAGGACCAGGCGCATGGCGTTCAGGCGGATCATCGGCACCGTGTCCGGCAGTTCGAGCCCCGGTGGGGAGAGCAGGACGATCTCCTGCCGTTCCAGGGGGTGGCTGACCAGGTCGGCGGGGACCGGAAGGTCGGTGAGGCCGAGGTCGGCGCGCTGCTCGCGTACGGCGTTGACCACGCCGTCACGGCCGTCGCACCGCACCAGGTGCACGCGGACGCCGGGATGCTCGGCGACGTACGCGGGCAGCAGACGGCCGGCGAGGACCGGTTCCAGGCTCGGCGGGGACGCGAGGCGCAGCTCGCCGCCTGAATGGGTCTGCGTGGCGAGGGCCTCGATCTCGTGGACGGCGTCGAGGGCCTCTCGGGCGAGTTTGACGACGCGGCGGCCCTGGGCCGTCACGACCACTCCCCTGCCGGATCTGGCGAAGAGCGTCATGCCGAGCTCCCGTTCCAGATCGCGGATGGCACGGGAGAGAGCGGGCTGTGCGATGTACAGCGATCGTGCCGCGTCTGTCATTGTGCGGTGCTCCGCAGTGGCGACCACATAACGGAGCTGCTGCAGATTCATGGCAATGAAGCTAGGGCAGAGAGCCACGGCGATTCCGGAACATCGCGGAGATCACCTCGGACGATTTCAGAATGTGACCAGATACAGCGACATCCGTGACTATAGAGAAATGAGTAAAGTTCTGCCCTAAATCCGGGAAGATGGGGATCTTGTGACGGGGGAGTTCGGCGCGGCCCATTGAGGCTGTTTAAGGGGGCCCGGATATGACCGACAACGGAGCGCACCCACCGGCCGGCGGCAGACATCCCTACGGACCGCCGCACGGCGGCCGGGTGCCGCCGTCCGCGACCCGGCCGTATCCCCTCCCGGGACCGCCGCAGGACGCTCCACCTCATGGCGGACCGGGACCGCAGGCGCCGCACAACCCGCAGGGGCCGCACAACCCGCAGGGGCCGCACAACCCGCAGGGGCCGCACAACCCGCAGGGGCCGCACAACCCACACAACCCACAAAGCCCACACGACCCGCATGGCCCGCAGGGTCACCAGCCACCGCAACCGTACCCGCAGGGTGCTCCTCCGCGGCCGTATCCCGCTCCGCCTCCCCCACCGGCACGCCACGCGGCCCCCGCGCCGCCGGCGTACCGGCCGCCGTACGCGCCGCAGGGACCCGCGCAGCAGGGACCCGCGCGGCAAGGGCCGCCACCAGGCGGGTACGGGCCGCCGCAGGGGCCGGGGCCGTACGGGCCCGGCCAGGCGCCGGCCGGGGCCGGCCGGCCGTACCCCGGACCGGGGGTGCCGGGACCGCCGCGGCCGGGACGGCCGTACGCGCCGCCGCCGGGGCCGGGCCGGGGGCCGTTACCGCCGCCGCCGGGGTGGGGAGGGCCGGGGACGCCGCACGGGTGGCGGCCGCCGAAGCGGCGGTCGGGGGCCGGCACGGTGATCGCCGGGCTGCTCGGGTCGGTGGCGGTGGTGTTCGTCCTGCTGGTCATCGGCTCGGCGCTGCTGTCCAAGGCGCGCCTGTCCGAACCGCCGTCGCCGGTGGCGATCCCCACGTACGACCCGGACGCCTCCCGCAGCCACCGGCCCGACTCGAGCGACCGGCCGAGCCACAGCGAGCGGCCCGACCCGGTGGCGACCCGGCCGCGCGCCACCCCCACACGGGACGCGCGGCCACCGGTCACGGTTCCCGTGCGCAACACCACCCTGACCCGCAACTCGGTGTACCTCATCACGGGGCTGCCACGGCAGTCGTGCCGCGCCAGGGCCACCGACATCTACGACGACGCGCAGCTGAAGGACCTGATCCTGCGGACCGGCCAGTGCATGGGACGCACCTGGGCCCCGGCCCTGCGCAAGGCCGGCATCCCGTTCGCGCCGCCGGGGTACGCGGTCAAGGCGCGCGGCGGCCGCGGCGCGTGCGGCGACTTCCCTCAGCGCGGCAGCATCGTGCCGTACTACTGTCCCCGCAACACCACCATCTACGCCGCGACGTCGCCGATCGCGCGCGGACGCGGTAATCAGCAGGGGTACGGGTCGCTGTCGAGCTGGCACGGCGCGATCACCGGCATGATGGCCCACGAGTACGGTCACCACGTGCAGTACCTGTCGGGCCTGTCGGACTCCTGGTGGCGCAGGCACCTCGACGCGCGCTCCACCAGCGGCAGGCTGGCGCTGAGCCGCCGCTTCGAGTTGCAGGCCAACTGCTTCGGCGGTCTGTGGATGCGGTCGGTCGCCGCCAGTTACCCGATCCCGCCGGCGCGCCGCGGCACCCTGTACTACTTCTTCTCCAACGTCGGCGACTGGCCGGGCCGTCCGCGCGACCACGGCTCACCGGCCAACAGCGGCCGGTGGTTCAAGCAGGGGTACGAGCGGACCCGTGTCGCGCAGTGCAACACCTGGCTGGCCCCCGCCTCGACGGTGTCCTGACGGGCCGCCTGGTGCTGTGACCGGCGGGAACGTCGTCGTGGCGCGGGCCAGGAGGCGGGGTACGGTGTCATGTCCCCGTAAGCCACTTGTCACCGCTTGATTTCCTGATATTGGGTTTGGGTCTTTGATGTCCAGGTATGGGGGTTAGAATCCTGGAATTCCGTGGACCACGGGGGGCCGACGAGAGGCGTTTCGCCTGGTGGGCGGCTGGAATCGGACAGTCAGCAGGGAGCGCTTGTGAGCACGCCTCGTGGCCGCACCACCCGGGAGGCTGCCGGCGAAGGGGGCAGCACACCTGGGACAGCCGAGTCACCTGGGACTTCGGAGCCATCCGCCCCGGCCGGACCACAGGAGCCGGCCGGGGGAACGGCCGGTCACGAGGAACGCCGGGACCGGCCGGGACAGGCGGCGGGGGAACCGCCGGACAAGGACCGGCCCGAGTCCCCGCCACCTCCCTCACGTGCGCCGCGCACCCCGAGGGGGCCGCGCTTCGCCAAGCCGCTGACGACGGGTGGCATCATCGGCTGGACCCTGCTGTCGGCCCTGCTGCCGGGTGCGGCGCACCTGCGCGCCGGACGGCGGCGCACCGGGTACATCCTGCTCGGCGCGTTCGCGGCGCTGCTGCTGGCCGCGGGAGGGTTCGCGCTGCTCATCCGGTCCGACCTCGGGTTCGCCGCCAAGGACAGCACACTGGTGGGCCTGATGGCGGTCGCGGGTCTCGGCGCGCTCGGGTGGTTCGCGCTCCTGATCACCTCCTACGTCGCGCTCGGGCCCGACCGGCTGCCGCAGACCGGCCAGGTCATCTCCGGCATCGTCGTCGGCGTGCTGTGCGTCGGGGTGATGGCGCCGTTCGCGCTGACCGCCGGCAGCGTCATGACCCTGCGCAACACCGCAAACGCGGTGTTCCCGAGCGAGCCGGACGACCCGGCGGCGGCCTCCCCGATCCGGCAGGAGGACCCGTGGGACGGACAGCGCCGGGTCAACTTCCTGCTCATCGGCGGCGACGCCGCAGGCAACCGCACCGGGGTGCGGACCGACAGCATGACGGTGGCGAGCGTGGACGTGCGGACCGGCAACTCGGTCATGTTCGGCCTGCCGCGCAACCTGCAGTTCGTGCGCTTCCCCAAGGGCGACCCGCTGGCGGAGCGGTTCCCGCAGGGCTTCACCGGTGACTCCGGCCAGGGCCTGCTCAACGAGGTGTGGCAGTACGCCGAGGACCACCTCGGCAAGGGACACGGCCCGCGGGAGCTCAAGGCCGCGATCGGCCACACCCTCGGCCTGCGCATCGACTACTACGTGATCGTCGACATGTACGGCTTCGCGGCGCTGGTGGACGCCATCGGGGGCCTGCGCATCCGGGTCGAGCAGGACATCAAGTGGGGCGGCCACTTCGGCACGGCCGGCACCATCAAGGCGGGGTACCGCAAGCTCGACGGCGAGCACGTGCTCTGGTACGGCCGGTCCCGGGTGAACAGCGACGACTTCTCGCGCATGTCACGCCAGCGGTGCGTCATGGGTGCGCTGCTGGACCAGGCGACGCCGAGCGTGGTGCTGGCCAACTTCGGCAAGATCGCCTCGGCGACCCGGCACCTGTTCCGCACCGACATCCCCCGCGACCTGATCGAGCACCTGGTGCCGCTGGCGCTGAAGGTCAAGGACGCGAGGATCACCAGCCTGCAGTTCGTGCCGCCGACCATCTGGCCGGGTTCGGCGGACTGGCTCAAGATCCGCCGCCTCACCTCGCAGGCGCTGCGCGAGTCGGCCCGCACCGCGCGGCCCCCGCTGGCCGCCGGCGTGACCGCCACCCCGTCGGGGTCCGGCACCGCGGACCCGTCCGCGAGCGGCCCGTCCCCCACCCCGTCCCGCGCCGTGACCGCCACACCGTCACGCACCCCGACCCCGAACGACCAGGGCAAGAAGGAAGGGGCCAAGTCCCTCGCCGAGTCCTGCGGGTTCTGACGGGACGGCCCTCAGGGCGAAGACGCGACACCCCCGGCGGGGGGACGCGACGACCTCCGGCACGAAAGGGCCC
The window above is part of the Sphaerisporangium rubeum genome. Proteins encoded here:
- a CDS encoding ABC transporter permease — its product is MSTVDTTTQSASIPRAATTGTPGTVPADARRTREADSTMAAPGTPRTAGSEAPGTSDRPGTPRGPGRVRAAARLLGSEVGLTLRRPRNLLLIGLASSVPVIVGLVVRLVGADGDAPAFVLQLGGNGLMLTFASMLLLVQMLLPLTVAVVAGDSVAGEAGLGTLRYLLTAPAGRTRLLLLKFANVAVYALVCCASVAVVALITGFVLFPVGPVQLLSGATVPIADGLLRVAMVVGYVTLGMAAFGAIGIAISTFTDVPIGAVAASVVTIVFSQVMMLVPQLEPLRPYLLTTWWGSFDGVLRDPIATDVLGQGLLVFAAYTFVFGAIAWARFTGKDITA
- a CDS encoding ABC transporter ATP-binding protein, translated to MSHGLTGSRETAATSGEGHAIVSHGLTKRFRSGQVAVDALDLVVPRGSVFGFLGPNGSGKTTTIRMLLGLVRPTGGGCEVLGRPMPEALSSVLPKVGAVVEGPAFYPYLTGEANLRRYDAADPTADPRTARRRVAAALDRVGLGAAAEKRYKAYSLGMRQRLALAAALLRPRELLVLDEPTNGLDPQGTREVRALIKDIAADGTTVFVSSHLLSEVEQMCTDLAVMRTGRLVAQGPLGDLLSRRAPRIRVETPHVAQAASVLGHLGLTGLRTEETEVTADLGDLLPERVNAALVGDGVAVRGFAVQRPSLEEVFVDLTGEGFDVDG
- a CDS encoding LolA family protein: MPYNTTRAMRWGVPVAAAAVAGAALAAGPVIAAVQGDPTLPERTAAQLLAEVARTAQRAGPPVMSGTVVATTSLGLPSLPLPGGTSSSPLALLSGSHTVKVWYGGDDRVRIALPGTMSETDLIADGKGQAWLWRSDANTATRFTLPKPAAGHPSRPPSSLAPALTPDAMAAEVLKAAESGGTSVTVDNTQAVAGRSAYQLVLTPKQPESLVKEVRLALDGERYVPLRVQVYAKGTTEPAIEVGFTQVTFTAPAPENFAFTPPAGAKVEHKSFGMDAAPGGPWGDKGGPPSSAAKLRTFGSGWATVAELPFSAADLPQPSAGDRRPGGADPSQVLDGLLKTGKPVSGSWGSGRVIQTKLVTALITDDGRLLFGAVTPQALTEAAGRG
- a CDS encoding response regulator transcription factor translates to MRVLVVEDERRMAAALRRGLQAEGFAVDLAHDGEDGLHLAREGDYDVVVLDIMLPGLSGYKVCERLRAEENWVPILMLSAKDGEYDLADGLDLGADDYLTKPFSYVVLVARLRALMRRGARRRPAVLRAGDLELDPAARTVSRGGEPIELTPREFGLLEYLLRRPGEVVSKTEILEHVWDTYDTDPNVVEVYVGYLRRKIDVPFGRATLRTVRGAGYRLSGDGG
- a CDS encoding sensor histidine kinase, encoding MAAETAGAERPGDAGRIGRDRDAGSAGTPRAARSAWPGPLVWWRRRSLRLRLTVTASAVLAVALALAAALLVLVLGRALIASTDEVAYQRARDVAALADAGRLYDPVTVPDGTIVQVLDARGRVTHVTPGADRLVPLVPERDRAARRGGRGLFVDGGPYGIPGPLRVVVVRADQGRTVIAARSFKDVSDSISTTVHTLVVGTPLLLLLLAAVSWMIIGRTLRPIAALRAGAEEISGTARARRLPVPEARDEVHDLATTLNAMLDRLEAAGASQRALVSDAAHELRSPLASIRLQLEVALGHPEGQDWRETAEGVLEDTMRLSRLAEGLLTLARLDERRRPHRMEEVDLADLAASTAERYDGALVTLGAMEPARVRGDAMDLTRVLVNLLDNAVRHARSRVTVELRARDRAVLVVTDDGPGVPEADRERVFHRFTRLDDARSRDDGGAGLGLAIVRETVRAHGGSVRLEDAGPGLRAVVVLPLA
- a CDS encoding aminotransferase class V-fold PLP-dependent enzyme gives rise to the protein MLPEKGRSAGELLAEIERLRRDDLQVRGGKVTAYVYDTGRAEVHEAAAGAYARMLEVNTLDPTAFPSIVAMERQVVGAVAGLLGGGPGTPGIFTSGGTESIMLAVKAARDTWRAGGGRPVEGTADAAGAAMAPPREHGRGRPQIVVPVTAHPAFRKAAHYLGLDVVAVPVDAATFRADPDATAAAITPATVLVVASAPSYPQGVVDPVTEIAAAAAARGVPCHVDACVGGWLLPWLAEAGQPVPPFDLSVPGVTSISCDLHKYGYTPKGASVVLFADPAMRRAAYFASGAWPGYTIINATVQSSKSAGPLAGAWATLNALGRDGYLDLAKNTLTATRRLIDGIGEIPGLRVLGEPESSLVAFTGDGEVDVFVLADEARKLGWFLQPQLSYAGIPANLHITVTGVTLAGVDAMLEVIAASARAARERGPARVPEGLPEILASLDLDALDDATFTELAASVGVELGGSGQPEMAVVNTVLDALPAATREAVLIRFLSALYG